Proteins from a single region of Papaver somniferum cultivar HN1 unplaced genomic scaffold, ASM357369v1 unplaced-scaffold_79, whole genome shotgun sequence:
- the LOC113344644 gene encoding probable leucine-rich repeat receptor-like protein kinase At5g63930 gives MDTNVTFVKWVRGLVNLQVLGLGGIDLSDATSSSKDNFGKHISYLWNLTDLDISDCNIAGPYFPIHEFHNLSHLSSLRMNGNNSSIPLQLANLTSLSVLDMSSCLYLHGSIPYIPQLKELDVSGNTNFDPGQLTKMFELPWPNLETLDISGIQLTCRRCSISNAPNLVSLSASGCSIQGSLPSSIYNLSRLQHLNLFENNITDSIHSSISNLKDLNFLDLSSNNFQGTIPKSICEISSLRFLRLSYNNIIGTIPSCITNLRNLSVFDVSRNSITGNVSFISLINELNQLTFLDLSYNELTVVIDQHHLYPSKFKLEHLNLRSCNIQGFILSSICNFTHLKYLEISYANLTGTIPSCISKLQKLYRLDLSNNRLHGSLPLLPPGVDFLDLSYNKLGGEMSIEIGQSLSRVYGYNLQHNQLSGSIPSSLCSQKLGMSYTRQINLSNNKLSGIIPTSTGSCRDLHYLNLANNNLIGNVPNQLKHTNLESLLLNGNNLDDSNGSIPEDIFHSPWLQILDLSSNHFSGKVPSQLGYLKSFTSRISIFQTIYNGDYQLAIKGGTTVQLDNSYLRTRIDLSCNILGGNIPEDIGLLQGLGVLNLSHNHLSSNIPASVGNMSSLESLDLSSNRLSGRIPQSLALIDSLGFLNLSHNNLSGKIPMNNHFDTLSLDGSAFAGNDLQCGFPLNKDCDGDNNISTRSTNPSSKASENDREDRIETLLLYAIDAMGFSVGFWGLFFVLLIKKKRNGGFHIGEL, from the exons ATGGACACTAACGTCACTTTTGTAAAATGGGTTAGAGGTTTAGTAAATCTCCAGGTATTAGGATTGGGTGGAATTGATCTATCAGACGCCACGTCTTCTTCAAAAGATAATTTTGGCAAACATATTTCATATCTTTGGAATCTTACGGATCTCGATATCTCTGATTGCAACATAGCTGGCCCATATTTCCCGATCCATGAGTTTCACAATCTTTCCCATCTATCATCTCTTAGAATGAACGGCAACAATTCTTCGATCCCATTACAGCTGGCTAATCTAACTTCACTTTCTGTTCTTGACATGTCATCTTGTTTATATTTACATGGTTCCATTCCTTATATTCCTCAACTGAAAGAGCTTGATGTGAGTGGTAATACAAATTTTGATCCTGGTCAACTAACTAAAATGTTTGAACTACCATGGCCTAATCTAGAAACTCTTGATATATCAGGAATTCAATTAACCTGCAGGCGCTGTTCCATATCAAATGCGCCAAATTTAGTCAGTCTTTCTGCCTCAGGGTGTTCAATTCAAGGATCATTACCTTCTTCAATCTACAATCTTTCTCGGTTGCAGCATCTAAACCTATTTGAGAACAATATTACAGATTCTATCCATTCTTCGATCTCCAATCTAAAAGACCTAAACTTTCTCGATTTATCGTCTAATAATTTCCAAGGAACCATACCAAAATCAATTTGTGAGATTTCATCTCTTCGATTCCTTCGTTTGTCTTATAATAATATAATAGGAACCATACCAAGTTGCATCACAAACCTCCGAAATCTTAGTGTCTTTGATGTTTCCAGAAACTCAATTACAGgaaatgtttccttcatctcTTTGATCAATGAACTAAACCAGCTGACTTTCTTGGATCTAAGTTACAATGAATTAACAGTAGTTATAGATCAACACCACCTATATCCATCTAAATTCAAACTAGAGCATCTAAACTTGCGATCATGCAACATCCAAggatttatcctttcttccatttgtaATTTTACCCATTTGAAGTATCTGGAGATTTCTTATGCTAACCTCACGGGAACAATCCCATCTTGCATCTCCAAACTCCAAAAACTCTATCGCTTGGATTTGTCCAACAACAGACTTCATGGTTCTCTGCCTCTTCTACCTCCAGGTGTCGATTTTCTTGATTTATCCTACAATAAACTTGGTGGTGAAATGTCAATAGAAATTGGACAAAGTCTGTCTCGTGTTTACGGCTATAATCTACAACACAATCAACTTTCAGGCTCAATTCCTTCTTCATTATGTTCACAAAAACTTGGAATGTCATACACCAGACAGATTAACCTCTCCAACAACAAATTATCCGGGATTATACCTACCAGTACAGGAAGCTGCCGTGATCTTCATTATCTAAACCTCGCCAACAACAATCTCATCGGAAATGTTCCGAATCAGCTTAAACACACAAATCTGGAATCCCTTTTGTTAAACGGCAATAATCTGGATG ATTCAAATGGGTccattcctgaagatattttccATTCGCCATGGCTTCAAATATTGGACTTATCGTCAAATCATTTCTCTGGAAAAGTTCCTTCACAGCTAGGATATTTGAAGTCCTTTACAAGTAGAATTTCCATATTCCAGACTATATATAATGGGGATTATCAATTGGCTATCAAAGGCGGCACCACAGTCCAACTTGATAACAGTTATCTCCGTACAAGAATTGATTTATCTTGTAATATTCTTGGTGGAAACATTCCAGAAGATATAGGATTATTGCAAGGACTTGGTGTGCTTAATTTGTCACATAATCATCTCTCGAGCAATATCCCGGCGAGTGTCGGGAATATGTCTAGTCTAGAGTCTTTGGATTTAAGTTCCAACAGACTGTCTGGACGTATCCCACAATCTTTGGCATTGATTGACTCCCTTGGTTTTCTAAACCTATCTCATAATAATTTAAGCGGTAAGATTCCGATGAACAATCATTTTGATACACTGAGTTTGGATGGTTCTGCTTTTGCCGGGAATGATTTACAGTGTGGATTCCCTTTGAATAAAGATTGCGACGGTGACAATAATATTAGTACTCGTAGTACTAATCCTTCAAGTAAAGCCAGTGAAAACGATCGAGAGGATAGAATAGAGACGTTGTTGTTATATGCTATTGATGCCATGGGGTTTTCAGTTGGATTTTGGGGTTTGTTCTTTGTtttgcttataaaaaaaaaaagaaatggtgGTTTCCATATTGGAGAACTATAA